A DNA window from Phaeobacter sp. A36a-5a contains the following coding sequences:
- a CDS encoding FAD-dependent monooxygenase encodes MRLTDRKITIIGAGIGGLAAALAFSQQGAEVTVLEQAEAITEVGAGIQISPNGVAVLRALGLADDLAWTAPRARAVVLRSHRRGREVLRLDLDQYAPGRNFYFVHRADLINLLADAARRSGVKVRLLQKVDRISCGARPVVHLANGAQCGGDLVIGADGLHSKARAALNGVAKPRFTGQVAWRATVANLHNHPAEAQVFMGPGRHLATYPLRDSSLMNIVAVQERKTWADEGWHQQDDPENLRAAFQGFGGAAAELLGQVDQVALWGLFRHPVAEVWHKGALAIMGDAAHPTLPFMAQGANLALEDAWVLVDALRTAKTTEAGLAAYQARRHDRTARVVDAATGNAWKYHLRQPLAWPAHQILRLGGRLAPQRMVQQFDWIYGHDVTGDSAAPTENDPGTGGPVTTLA; translated from the coding sequence ATGAGACTGACAGACCGGAAAATCACCATCATCGGCGCGGGCATCGGTGGGCTGGCGGCGGCACTGGCGTTCAGCCAGCAGGGCGCCGAGGTCACGGTCCTCGAACAGGCCGAGGCGATCACCGAGGTCGGCGCGGGCATTCAGATCAGCCCCAATGGTGTCGCGGTTCTGCGGGCGCTGGGGCTGGCCGATGATCTCGCCTGGACTGCGCCGCGCGCCCGTGCGGTGGTTCTGCGCAGCCACCGGCGGGGGCGGGAGGTGCTGCGTCTCGATCTCGACCAATATGCGCCGGGGCGGAATTTCTACTTTGTCCACCGCGCCGATCTGATCAACCTGCTGGCTGATGCCGCACGTCGCAGCGGCGTCAAGGTGCGCCTGTTGCAGAAGGTCGACCGCATCAGCTGCGGCGCCCGGCCGGTGGTGCATCTGGCCAATGGCGCGCAATGCGGCGGCGATCTGGTGATCGGCGCAGACGGGTTGCACTCCAAGGCGCGCGCCGCGCTGAACGGCGTGGCCAAACCGCGCTTTACCGGGCAGGTGGCCTGGCGCGCTACGGTTGCCAATCTTCACAATCACCCGGCCGAGGCGCAGGTCTTCATGGGGCCGGGTCGCCATCTGGCCACCTATCCGCTGCGCGACAGCAGCCTGATGAACATCGTCGCGGTGCAGGAACGCAAGACCTGGGCGGATGAGGGCTGGCATCAGCAGGATGACCCCGAAAACCTGCGCGCCGCCTTCCAGGGCTTTGGTGGCGCTGCCGCAGAATTGTTGGGGCAGGTCGATCAGGTGGCGCTCTGGGGGCTGTTCCGCCATCCGGTGGCCGAAGTCTGGCACAAGGGCGCGCTGGCGATCATGGGCGATGCCGCGCATCCCACGCTGCCGTTCATGGCGCAGGGTGCGAACCTCGCGCTTGAGGATGCCTGGGTGCTGGTTGATGCCCTGCGCACCGCCAAGACCACCGAGGCCGGTCTGGCCGCCTATCAGGCGCGCCGCCACGACCGCACCGCCCGGGTTGTCGATGCCGCCACCGGCAATGCCTGGAAATACCACCTGCGCCAGCCGCTGGCCTGGCCTGCGCATCAGATCCTGCGCCTTGGCGGTCGCCTCGCGCCCCAGCGCATGGTGCAGCAATTCGACTGGATTTACGGCCATGACGTTACCGGCGACAGCGCGGCCCCGACCGAAAACGACCCCGGCACCGGCGGCCCCGTCACCACGCTGGCCTGA
- the dksA gene encoding RNA polymerase-binding protein DksA, giving the protein MKQDVFLPDDYRPAEDEPFMNDRQQEYFRRKLYDWKQELLAESRDTIEGLQDNTRNIPDVADRASEETDRALELRTRDRQRKLVAKIDAAIRRIDEGEYGYCEVTGEPISLKRLDARPIATMSLEAQERHERREKVHRDD; this is encoded by the coding sequence ATGAAGCAAGACGTGTTCCTGCCGGATGATTATCGTCCGGCTGAAGATGAACCCTTCATGAATGACCGGCAGCAGGAGTATTTCCGTCGTAAGCTCTATGACTGGAAACAGGAACTCCTGGCCGAAAGCCGTGACACCATCGAGGGGTTGCAGGACAATACCCGCAATATTCCCGATGTTGCCGACCGCGCCAGCGAGGAAACGGACCGCGCGCTGGAACTGCGCACCCGGGACCGTCAGCGCAAACTGGTCGCCAAGATCGACGCCGCGATCCGCCGCATCGACGAAGGCGAATACGGCTATTGCGAAGTCACCGGTGAACCGATTTCGCTCAAGCGTCTGGACGCCCGGCCCATCGCCACGATGAGCCTTGAGGCACAGGAACGCCATGAGCGGCGCGAAAAAGTCCACCGCGACGACTGA
- a CDS encoding DUF6902 family protein, with protein MTIILPFKIPDAETRASADGPPDHPPPSGPGRRGTAPGTSAATWVESFACHRRRPQEVYWLKENAELLSLLRVMQQRAGGPAGAGGIGGEAALSPLRPFCDGATRQLRFFPQYYRFILSICLDYEDLTGTPAAASELAHWAAAQGLVEAELSDLQRAEAQQLLARRGIALPVDPGLADRLRRFTRRSATFAIPNRKAAYELTHIVFYLSDYGRRDPGLDARALQSLTYAGLLACLDQDLDLLAEICIALRYAGATPPPYWEQLLSHATAQFTLTPDGFDGRMDGYHACFVTLWWQQVTAVGRKAEPACRLPAGAGQALHIAAPATRSLLAPLSVWLMEAGAGPGRTAPALWQDALSHMAAHSGPDARKQLRNLQNSTPAFEAFWQIFSRAGDCHARYRRIGAGGLSLSP; from the coding sequence ATGACCATCATCCTGCCTTTCAAGATCCCGGACGCCGAAACCCGCGCGTCCGCAGATGGCCCGCCCGACCATCCGCCTCCCTCTGGACCGGGGCGGCGGGGCACGGCGCCGGGTACATCGGCTGCAACATGGGTCGAGAGCTTTGCCTGCCACCGGCGCCGGCCGCAGGAGGTCTACTGGCTGAAGGAGAACGCAGAACTGCTGAGCCTGCTGCGGGTGATGCAGCAGCGGGCCGGGGGACCGGCAGGCGCAGGGGGGATCGGCGGCGAGGCGGCGCTGTCCCCCCTGCGCCCCTTCTGTGACGGCGCCACGCGCCAACTGCGGTTTTTCCCGCAATATTATCGCTTTATCCTGTCGATCTGCCTCGACTACGAAGATCTGACCGGCACGCCCGCCGCCGCATCGGAGCTGGCACATTGGGCCGCGGCTCAGGGTCTCGTGGAGGCGGAACTGTCGGATCTGCAACGCGCTGAGGCACAGCAGTTACTGGCCCGCCGTGGCATTGCGCTGCCGGTTGATCCTGGGCTTGCGGACCGGCTGCGCCGTTTCACCCGCCGCAGCGCGACCTTTGCGATTCCCAATCGCAAGGCTGCCTACGAGCTGACCCATATCGTGTTCTACCTCTCCGATTACGGGCGCCGGGATCCGGGGCTGGACGCCCGCGCCCTGCAAAGCCTGACCTACGCCGGGCTGTTGGCCTGCCTTGATCAGGATCTGGACCTGTTGGCCGAGATCTGCATTGCCCTGCGCTATGCCGGCGCGACGCCTCCGCCCTATTGGGAGCAGCTGCTCAGCCACGCGACCGCGCAGTTTACCCTGACACCAGACGGGTTTGACGGGCGCATGGATGGCTATCACGCTTGTTTCGTTACGCTGTGGTGGCAGCAGGTAACTGCGGTGGGCCGGAAAGCCGAGCCCGCCTGCCGGCTCCCCGCAGGCGCCGGGCAGGCCCTGCATATCGCCGCCCCCGCCACCCGCAGTCTGCTGGCGCCGCTGTCGGTCTGGCTGATGGAGGCAGGCGCTGGACCCGGCCGGACAGCACCCGCACTCTGGCAGGATGCCCTCAGCCATATGGCGGCGCACTCCGGTCCCGACGCCCGCAAACAGTTGCGGAACCTGCAAAACAGCACCCCCGCATTCGAGGCGTTCTGGCAGATCTTCAGCAGGGCGGGGGACTGTCACGCCCGATATCGACGGATCGGGGCAGGGGGGCTCAGCCTGTCGCCGTGA
- a CDS encoding OmpA family protein, whose amino-acid sequence MVSQLLRSSTALAVIVSLSLPVAAPAQSKSDPTDLSQMTAEQITEAVQRCLRWLQNGRITPEGEILKGKGKGAKAQFCQAYVTGELDAALDPALASVALMAGAEQAEPAPEAGDQAEPAAPTEAEQAAAAPVEPAPEPATDAAESQTAPTEAPAETADTAAEQSAGETTAEAETPVEPAANDGVDTAASTEAGAAAAPEATAAAETTSDTELAAALAEAEAGTDPAPASDPEPEPEVEPLDSQAQADALAQTEEADDSAAAAAASAAATEEAEVVEETVTEDSARSSDEEFETAVNTPAAEAAATAETSANAETDSNNAAATADNDDDGLSKLQKAALLGLGAVAIGQLLKQGETVVSNSGDRAVVEQNGQYRVIKNDDALLRQPGSNVTTYKFKDGSTRTVVVREDGAEVETIRARDGRVLRRTRTLTDGSTVVLFDDTQRSDNVVVSELPTAAPRQSGFSSDAITADELALALAAKEAPQVNRRFSLRQIRNIDAVRRLVPEITVQSINFETGSAVIRAAEAEELSALGNAMREMIAKNPQDVFLIEGHTDAVGAAPYNLALSDRRAESVALALTEYFNVPPENMVVQGYGETDLAVVTQRAERANRRAAVRRITPLLQGGS is encoded by the coding sequence ATGGTTTCGCAGCTTCTCAGATCCTCGACCGCGTTGGCGGTCATCGTCTCTCTCAGCCTTCCGGTCGCCGCACCGGCGCAGTCCAAATCGGATCCGACCGATCTCAGCCAGATGACGGCGGAGCAGATCACCGAGGCCGTGCAGCGCTGCCTGCGTTGGCTGCAAAACGGCCGCATCACCCCCGAGGGTGAGATCCTCAAAGGCAAGGGCAAAGGGGCCAAGGCACAATTCTGCCAGGCCTATGTCACCGGAGAGCTGGACGCCGCATTGGATCCGGCGCTCGCGTCCGTTGCCCTGATGGCGGGCGCTGAACAGGCTGAGCCTGCACCTGAGGCAGGCGATCAGGCTGAGCCAGCAGCTCCGACCGAGGCCGAGCAGGCCGCCGCCGCTCCGGTTGAACCTGCCCCAGAACCTGCCACAGACGCTGCCGAATCTCAGACCGCGCCGACCGAAGCTCCGGCCGAGACGGCAGACACAGCCGCTGAACAGAGCGCAGGTGAAACCACCGCAGAGGCAGAGACACCGGTGGAGCCGGCAGCCAATGACGGGGTGGATACAGCCGCCAGCACAGAGGCAGGCGCCGCCGCCGCACCCGAGGCTACGGCTGCGGCCGAGACCACCTCCGACACCGAACTGGCCGCAGCGCTGGCAGAGGCGGAGGCCGGGACCGACCCTGCACCTGCGTCCGATCCTGAACCCGAACCCGAGGTTGAGCCGCTCGACAGTCAGGCGCAGGCCGACGCCCTTGCCCAGACCGAGGAGGCAGATGACAGCGCCGCCGCCGCAGCGGCCAGCGCCGCCGCCACCGAGGAGGCAGAGGTTGTCGAGGAAACCGTGACCGAGGACAGCGCGCGCAGTTCGGATGAGGAGTTTGAAACCGCGGTGAACACCCCGGCGGCTGAGGCCGCGGCCACTGCCGAGACGTCTGCAAACGCTGAAACTGACAGCAACAACGCCGCTGCCACCGCAGACAACGACGATGACGGTCTCAGCAAGTTGCAGAAGGCCGCTCTGCTTGGACTGGGGGCCGTGGCCATCGGTCAGCTCCTGAAACAGGGCGAAACCGTTGTCAGCAATTCCGGCGACCGCGCGGTGGTTGAACAGAACGGCCAGTACCGGGTGATCAAGAATGACGACGCCCTGCTTCGCCAGCCCGGCAGCAATGTCACCACCTATAAGTTCAAGGACGGGTCCACCCGCACCGTTGTCGTACGCGAGGATGGCGCAGAGGTGGAAACCATCCGCGCCCGCGATGGTCGGGTGCTGCGCCGCACCCGCACGCTGACCGATGGCAGCACCGTGGTCCTGTTCGACGACACCCAGCGCAGCGACAATGTTGTGGTCTCCGAACTGCCCACCGCCGCGCCGCGTCAGTCAGGTTTCAGCAGCGACGCGATCACTGCCGATGAGCTGGCGCTGGCCCTGGCGGCAAAGGAAGCGCCGCAGGTCAACCGCCGCTTCTCCCTGCGCCAGATCCGCAATATTGACGCGGTGCGCCGCTTGGTGCCGGAAATCACCGTGCAATCCATCAACTTCGAGACCGGCTCTGCCGTGATCCGCGCCGCCGAGGCCGAAGAGCTATCGGCGCTGGGCAATGCCATGCGCGAGATGATCGCAAAGAACCCGCAGGACGTGTTCCTGATCGAAGGCCACACCGATGCGGTCGGTGCCGCGCCCTATAATCTGGCACTATCGGACCGCCGCGCCGAGAGTGTCGCGCTGGCGCTCACCGAATATTTCAACGTGCCGCCGGAAAACATGGTGGTGCAGGGCTATGGGGAAACCGATCTGGCGGTGGTGACACAGCGCGCCGAGCGCGCCAACCGCCGCGCTGCCGTACGCCGCATCACGCCGCTGCTACAGGGCGGTAGCTGA
- a CDS encoding AAA family ATPase yields the protein MQFQGTKDYVATEDLKIAVNAAVTLERPLLVKGEPGTGKTELARQVADALGLRMIEWNVKSTTRAQQGLYEYDAVSRLRDSQLGDERVHDVRNYIKKGKLWEAFEADEKVVLLIDEIDKADIEFPNDLLQELDKMEFHVYETGETIRARQRPIMIITSNNEKELPDAFLRRCFFHYIQFPDAETMRKIVEVHHPGIKDSLLTTALTQFYEIRDTAGLKKKPSTSEVLDWLKLLLAEDLSAEDLKRDGADALPKLHGALLKNEQDVHLFERLAFMARGRR from the coding sequence ATGCAGTTTCAGGGCACTAAGGATTATGTCGCGACCGAAGATCTGAAAATCGCGGTCAATGCCGCGGTCACTCTGGAGCGGCCGCTGCTGGTGAAGGGCGAGCCGGGCACCGGCAAGACCGAGCTGGCGCGGCAGGTGGCGGATGCGCTGGGACTGCGGATGATCGAATGGAACGTGAAATCCACCACCCGTGCGCAGCAGGGGCTGTATGAATACGATGCGGTCAGCCGGCTGCGCGACAGTCAGCTGGGCGACGAGCGGGTGCATGACGTCAGGAACTACATCAAGAAAGGCAAGCTCTGGGAGGCCTTTGAGGCCGACGAGAAGGTCGTTCTGCTGATTGACGAAATCGACAAGGCCGATATCGAGTTCCCGAACGACCTGTTGCAGGAGCTCGACAAGATGGAGTTCCATGTCTACGAAACCGGCGAGACGATCCGGGCCAGGCAGCGCCCGATCATGATCATCACCTCCAACAATGAAAAGGAACTGCCGGACGCGTTTCTGCGTCGGTGCTTCTTTCACTACATCCAGTTTCCCGATGCCGAAACCATGCGCAAGATCGTCGAGGTGCATCATCCCGGTATCAAGGACAGCCTGCTGACCACCGCGCTGACGCAGTTCTACGAGATCCGCGATACGGCCGGGTTGAAGAAGAAACCTTCGACCTCGGAGGTGCTGGACTGGCTGAAGCTGCTCTTGGCCGAGGATCTGAGCGCAGAAGATCTGAAGCGCGATGGCGCGGATGCGCTGCCGAAACTGCATGGCGCGCTGCTGAAGAACGAACAGGATGTGCATCTGTTTGAGCGACTCGCCTTTATGGCGCGGGGACGTCGCTGA
- the xth gene encoding exodeoxyribonuclease III, with protein MKIATFNINGIKARIHALPEWLDEAQPDVVVLQEIKSVDEAFPRELFEDRGYNVETHGQKSFNGVAILSKLPLEDVRRGLPGDDSDEQARWIEATVVGKQAIRICGLYLPNGNPVELDADGQPVDGGKYAYKLAWMERLRQRAKDLLAEEMPALMAGDYNIIPQAEDAKTPEAWKDDALHRPESRAAFQRIVALGFTEAFRARHQGPGHYSFWDYQAGAWNRDNGILIDHFLLSPQAADLLRDCQIDKEVRGRDKPSDHVPVWVDLDL; from the coding sequence ATGAAAATCGCCACCTTCAACATCAACGGCATCAAGGCCCGCATCCATGCGCTGCCGGAATGGCTGGATGAGGCGCAACCCGATGTGGTGGTGCTGCAGGAGATCAAATCGGTCGATGAGGCCTTTCCGCGTGAGCTGTTCGAGGACCGGGGCTACAATGTCGAAACCCATGGCCAGAAGAGTTTCAACGGGGTGGCGATCCTGTCGAAGCTGCCGCTGGAGGATGTGCGGCGCGGCCTGCCGGGAGATGACAGCGACGAACAGGCGCGCTGGATCGAGGCAACCGTGGTGGGCAAACAGGCGATCCGCATCTGCGGGCTTTATCTGCCCAATGGCAACCCGGTTGAGCTGGACGCAGATGGACAGCCGGTCGACGGCGGCAAATACGCCTATAAACTGGCCTGGATGGAGCGGCTGCGGCAGCGGGCCAAGGATCTGCTGGCCGAGGAAATGCCCGCGCTGATGGCCGGGGATTACAATATCATTCCGCAGGCCGAAGACGCCAAGACGCCCGAAGCCTGGAAAGACGACGCGCTGCACCGCCCCGAAAGCCGGGCGGCATTCCAGCGGATTGTCGCACTCGGCTTTACCGAAGCGTTCCGCGCCCGCCATCAGGGGCCGGGGCATTATTCGTTCTGGGATTATCAGGCCGGGGCCTGGAACCGCGATAACGGCATCCTCATCGACCATTTCCTGCTGAGCCCGCAGGCCGCCGATCTGCTGCGCGACTGCCAGATCGACAAGGAGGTGCGCGGCCGCGACAAACCGTCAGACCATGTGCCGGTCTGGGTTGATCTGGACCTATAG
- a CDS encoding DUF2927 domain-containing protein, producing MFRRGCAALVLLATLAGCGTGSAPPAPGHRGAATAALAPAKSFARAHPVAPQRANSDIARDFLDLHFQLEGGTELPVFTRFETPITLRVTGQPGSGLTRDLEALLLRLRREAGLDLRQLTTGAANITIEAVPRKAIRRASPRAACFVVPNVSSLAEYRRYKRHPRTNWANLRARQRLAIFVPNDVSPQETRDCLHEELAQAIGPLNDLYRLPDSVFNDDNIHTVLTGFDMLILRLGYAPELRTGMTRAEVAARLPAILARLNPAGAGRAAAPLPRTSRDWIRATEAALTPGTGRGTRLQAAHRGAAIARDLGWQDHRRAFNHYVLGRILQRDEPELAQQHFETALIYLQGRYDSPLLRAQIASRMAAFDIVRGDGASALARIRPALPVAARGENAVLLSSLMLLEAEALLLEGQTDAAYAVRLDSQGWARYGFGPDWAVRGAMREIAALAPPQ from the coding sequence GTGTTCCGGCGCGGCTGCGCCGCGCTGGTGCTGCTCGCCACACTGGCGGGATGTGGCACCGGAAGCGCCCCCCCGGCCCCCGGTCACCGCGGCGCGGCCACGGCGGCGCTGGCCCCGGCCAAGAGCTTTGCCCGTGCCCATCCAGTGGCGCCGCAGCGGGCCAACAGCGATATCGCACGGGATTTCCTGGATCTGCATTTCCAGCTCGAAGGCGGCACCGAACTGCCTGTGTTTACCCGGTTTGAAACTCCGATCACGCTGCGCGTCACCGGCCAGCCGGGCAGCGGGCTGACCCGCGATCTGGAGGCGTTGCTGCTGCGGCTGCGCCGAGAAGCGGGGCTGGACCTGCGGCAGCTGACCACCGGGGCGGCCAATATCACCATCGAAGCCGTGCCGCGCAAGGCGATCCGCCGCGCCTCGCCCCGGGCGGCCTGTTTCGTGGTCCCCAACGTCAGCTCGCTGGCGGAGTATCGCCGCTATAAGCGCCATCCGCGCACCAATTGGGCCAATCTGCGCGCCCGTCAGCGGCTGGCGATTTTTGTGCCGAATGATGTCAGCCCGCAAGAGACCCGCGACTGCCTGCACGAAGAGCTGGCGCAGGCGATCGGGCCGCTGAACGATCTCTACCGGCTGCCGGATTCGGTGTTCAACGATGACAATATCCATACGGTACTGACCGGGTTTGACATGCTGATCCTGCGGCTGGGCTATGCGCCCGAGCTGCGTACCGGCATGACACGGGCCGAGGTGGCCGCGCGCCTGCCTGCCATTCTGGCACGGCTGAACCCGGCAGGTGCCGGGCGCGCCGCGGCGCCACTGCCGCGCACCTCTCGGGACTGGATCCGCGCGACCGAGGCGGCGCTGACACCGGGCACTGGTCGCGGCACCCGTTTGCAGGCCGCCCATCGCGGCGCCGCCATTGCCCGCGATCTGGGCTGGCAGGATCACCGGCGGGCGTTCAACCACTATGTGCTGGGGCGCATTTTGCAGCGGGACGAGCCGGAGCTGGCGCAGCAGCATTTCGAGACCGCGCTGATCTATTTGCAGGGGCGCTATGACAGCCCGCTGCTGCGCGCGCAGATCGCCAGCCGCATGGCGGCCTTTGACATCGTGCGCGGCGACGGCGCCAGCGCCCTGGCGCGGATCCGCCCTGCCCTGCCGGTGGCAGCGCGCGGCGAGAATGCGGTGCTGTTGTCAAGCCTGATGCTGCTGGAGGCCGAGGCGCTGCTGCTGGAGGGGCAAACTGACGCTGCCTATGCGGTCAGGCTGGACAGTCAGGGGTGGGCGCGATACGGGTTTGGCCCGGATTGGGCGGTCCGGGGGGCAATGCGCGAAATCGCAGCCCTGGCGCCGCCGCAATAA
- a CDS encoding cold-shock protein yields MANGTVKWFNSTKGFGFIAPEGGSRDVFVHISALERAGLTTLNDDQKVTFDIEAGRDGRESAANLALA; encoded by the coding sequence ATGGCTAATGGCACCGTAAAATGGTTCAACTCTACTAAAGGTTTTGGTTTTATCGCCCCCGAGGGCGGTAGCAGAGATGTGTTTGTGCATATCTCGGCGCTTGAGCGCGCAGGCCTGACCACACTGAATGACGACCAGAAAGTCACATTCGATATCGAAGCCGGTCGTGATGGCCGCGAAAGCGCAGCCAATCTGGCTCTCGCCTAA
- the rsgA gene encoding ribosome small subunit-dependent GTPase A, whose translation MTRDYSQFLSPASTDGSADTARPLSPLEHLGWQSFFSQQTDLEEIASHPPVRITEVNRSGLRALGDGIDMVIPPGPEATVGDWLMLDAELPTHSRVLERKSLIRRRAPGKDRKIQLIAANIDTMFVVTSCNADFNVARLERFIAMAFDAEVTPVIVLTKIDLCDDLEPYVIKAKAISDLVEVVPLNAKSETAREALAPWVRAGQTIAFLGTSGVGKSTLTKALGDDLDIATQGIREDDARGRHTTTRRQLYFIENGCGVLDTPGMRELQLTDAAEGVSDVFADLEELSTQCRFRNCAHEGEPGCAVQAGIAAGEVDPARLDRWRKLAAEEAFNSASLAQRRAKDKSFGKMVKTVKSIKKRNRK comes from the coding sequence ATGACAAGGGACTATTCCCAATTCCTGAGCCCCGCCTCCACTGACGGATCTGCCGATACCGCGCGGCCGCTGAGCCCGCTGGAGCATCTGGGCTGGCAGAGCTTTTTCTCTCAGCAAACCGATCTCGAAGAGATCGCCAGCCATCCGCCCGTCCGTATCACCGAGGTGAACCGCAGCGGGCTGCGCGCCCTTGGCGATGGCATCGACATGGTGATCCCCCCCGGCCCCGAGGCCACGGTGGGCGACTGGCTGATGCTGGACGCCGAGCTGCCGACCCATAGCCGGGTGCTGGAGCGCAAGAGCCTGATCCGCCGCCGCGCGCCGGGCAAGGATCGCAAGATCCAGCTGATTGCGGCCAATATCGACACCATGTTTGTGGTCACCTCCTGCAACGCGGATTTCAACGTCGCGCGGCTGGAACGGTTTATCGCCATGGCCTTTGACGCGGAGGTGACGCCGGTGATCGTGCTGACGAAGATCGACCTCTGCGACGATCTTGAGCCCTATGTCATCAAGGCAAAGGCGATTTCCGATCTGGTTGAGGTGGTTCCGCTGAACGCCAAGAGCGAGACCGCGCGTGAGGCGCTGGCGCCCTGGGTCCGGGCCGGGCAGACGATTGCCTTTCTCGGCACCTCCGGCGTGGGCAAATCCACGCTGACCAAGGCATTGGGCGATGATCTGGATATCGCAACCCAAGGCATCCGCGAAGACGACGCGCGCGGGCGCCACACCACCACCCGGCGGCAGCTCTATTTCATCGAAAACGGCTGCGGCGTGCTGGACACGCCGGGAATGCGGGAGCTGCAGCTGACCGATGCCGCCGAGGGGGTGAGTGATGTTTTCGCCGATCTTGAAGAGCTGTCCACCCAGTGCCGGTTCCGCAACTGCGCCCATGAGGGCGAACCGGGCTGCGCGGTGCAGGCCGGTATCGCAGCCGGCGAGGTGGACCCGGCGCGGCTTGACCGCTGGCGCAAGCTGGCGGCGGAGGAGGCGTTCAACTCGGCCTCGCTGGCGCAGCGCCGTGCCAAGGACAAGAGCTTTGGCAAGATGGTGAAAACCGTGAAGTCGATCAAGAAACGCAACCGGAAGTAA
- a CDS encoding helix-turn-helix domain-containing protein, protein MAEHRAEHHARRRTGSRIRQQSEADRDAMALKQMQEDISGKTPLETIATREVPMVDVVRLRKTLGMSQERFCSHFGFRLGSVRNWEQGRRLPERPARILLRMIEDDPERVERFLREAY, encoded by the coding sequence ATGGCAGAGCATCGGGCAGAGCATCACGCACGGCGTCGAACCGGCAGCCGTATCCGCCAGCAAAGCGAAGCGGACCGCGACGCCATGGCGCTCAAACAGATGCAGGAGGACATCTCCGGCAAGACGCCCTTGGAGACCATCGCAACCCGCGAGGTGCCGATGGTGGATGTCGTGCGCCTGCGCAAGACCCTCGGCATGTCGCAGGAACGCTTTTGCAGCCACTTCGGCTTTCGCCTCGGCTCGGTGCGCAACTGGGAACAGGGTCGCCGCCTGCCGGAACGCCCCGCCCGCATCCTCTTGCGCATGATCGAGGATGACCCCGAGCGCGTCGAACGCTTCCTGCGCGAGGCGTATTGA
- a CDS encoding vWA domain-containing protein has translation MFQPFFENLRKAAVPVSLREYLTFLDGMKAGLATYDIDAFYYLARAAMVKDERNIDKFDRAFATTFSGLEAIPAEAVMQAVDIPEEWIRKMAEKHLSEEERREIEALGGFEKLMETLKERLKEQEGRHQGGNKWIGTAGTSPFGAYGYNPEGVRIGQKESRHQRAVKVWDKREFRNLDGDVELGTRNIKVALKRLRRWVREGAAEELDLSGTIRATAEHGYLDVKTRPERHNAVKVLLFLDVGGSMDPHIKVVEELFSAARSEFKHLEYFYFHNCLYEGVWRDNRRRWEAQIPTHEVLRTYGPDYKCIFVGDASMSPYEIAYPGGANEHWNPQAGQVWLERARAQWSSHLWINPVPEAYWGHTHSIQMIREIFEDQMVPMTLAGLERGMRELTR, from the coding sequence ATGTTTCAGCCCTTCTTTGAAAACCTGCGCAAAGCGGCGGTTCCGGTATCCCTGCGGGAGTATCTGACCTTTCTCGATGGGATGAAGGCCGGGCTGGCGACCTATGATATCGACGCTTTCTACTATCTGGCGCGCGCCGCCATGGTGAAAGATGAGCGCAATATCGACAAATTCGACCGTGCCTTTGCCACGACATTCTCGGGACTGGAGGCGATCCCCGCCGAGGCGGTGATGCAGGCCGTGGATATCCCCGAGGAGTGGATCCGCAAGATGGCGGAAAAGCATCTGAGCGAGGAAGAGCGCCGCGAAATCGAGGCGCTTGGCGGGTTTGAAAAACTGATGGAAACCCTGAAAGAGCGGCTGAAGGAACAGGAAGGCCGCCATCAGGGCGGCAACAAGTGGATCGGCACCGCTGGCACCTCGCCTTTTGGCGCCTATGGCTACAATCCCGAAGGCGTGCGCATCGGCCAGAAGGAAAGCCGCCACCAGCGCGCCGTGAAGGTCTGGGACAAGCGCGAGTTCAGGAACCTCGACGGCGATGTCGAACTGGGCACCCGCAACATCAAGGTGGCGCTGAAACGGCTGCGCCGCTGGGTGCGCGAGGGCGCTGCCGAGGAGCTGGACCTCTCCGGCACCATCCGCGCCACCGCCGAACATGGCTATCTGGATGTGAAGACCCGGCCCGAGCGGCACAATGCGGTGAAGGTGCTGCTGTTTCTGGATGTCGGCGGGTCGATGGATCCGCATATCAAGGTGGTGGAGGAGCTGTTCTCGGCGGCGCGCAGCGAGTTCAAGCATCTGGAATATTTCTATTTTCACAATTGCCTCTATGAAGGGGTCTGGCGCGACAACCGCCGCCGCTGGGAGGCGCAGATCCCCACCCATGAGGTGCTGCGCACCTATGGGCCGGACTATAAATGTATCTTTGTCGGCGATGCCTCGATGTCGCCTTATGAAATCGCCTATCCCGGCGGCGCCAATGAGCATTGGAACCCGCAGGCAGGTCAGGTCTGGCTGGAGCGGGCGCGGGCGCAGTGGTCCTCACATCTGTGGATCAACCCGGTGCCGGAGGCCTATTGGGGCCATACCCATTCGATCCAGATGATCCGGGAGATTTTCGAGGATCAGATGGTGCCGATGACATTGGCGGGACTGGAGCGCGGCATGCGGGAGCTGACGCGCTAG